The following are encoded together in the Cardinium endosymbiont of Culicoides punctatus genome:
- a CDS encoding NUDIX domain-containing protein — protein sequence MNRKQIVKVRGILESDGKILLCEHTKGLFYFLPGGTLEIGENLHQCLVREFFEETGLIVVVADFLGCLECHWEDDLTSYQELNMIFNVVTKDLSKLINKE from the coding sequence ATGAATAGAAAACAAATTGTTAAAGTAAGGGGCATATTGGAATCAGATGGGAAGATTCTTCTATGCGAACATACAAAAGGGCTATTTTATTTCTTGCCAGGAGGAACGTTAGAAATTGGTGAAAATCTTCACCAATGTCTTGTTCGAGAATTTTTTGAAGAAACTGGACTAATCGTGGTTGTAGCAGATTTTTTAGGTTGTTTAGAGTGTCATTGGGAAGACGATTTAACATCTTATCAAGAGCTTAATATGATTTTTAACGTTGTAACAAAAGACTTAAGTAAACTTATTAACAAAGAATAA
- a CDS encoding MFS transporter translates to MLKSFKSSYFISFILIYIVSFGEEFASVTYAFALVKGERMSDISMIMMAYLIGGMLSTPCSIYLLDRVSLFTLLCAIFLLSGITIIVTSYFIHSYVTYIVSLLLGLFAALFWSTLAIIVANIFEKNQLQWVNKVTHSIRNIGYVASPSLAGFVNNYFDPKPVLCMTGGIFLLGIPMLYALLPSYKDVLSATSKQKEKTGEGSYFVHNLVVYTRNFLQLPKMNKIIYPLFVTISATSTCNVALLYLVVNILHRSKAFYGSLGSLTSLGLVIGPFLFTSLFTKKGEPFGVCIAASVMGICVLANSILHSTFCLSVIALIFGIANGLQNTLMWTYLMKVMPENQRNKIIPIYIFVLQLAVVIGLFVSGWIHVQYTQIFLLLSGTISTLVGVYGAIVNFSYSGSLTIHIDKQIKNSN, encoded by the coding sequence ATGTTAAAATCATTTAAATCATCTTACTTTATAAGCTTTATCCTTATTTATATTGTAAGTTTTGGTGAAGAATTTGCTTCTGTTACCTATGCATTTGCTTTAGTAAAAGGAGAGCGTATGTCTGATATTTCTATGATTATGATGGCCTATCTCATTGGAGGCATGCTATCAACACCATGTTCTATATATCTTTTAGATAGGGTTTCATTATTCACACTCTTATGTGCGATTTTTTTGTTATCTGGTATCACTATTATTGTAACCAGTTATTTTATACATTCTTATGTTACTTATATCGTATCATTACTTTTAGGATTATTTGCTGCTTTATTTTGGTCTACATTAGCCATCATTGTGGCAAATATTTTTGAAAAAAATCAGTTACAGTGGGTGAATAAAGTTACGCATTCTATAAGGAATATAGGTTATGTAGCAAGTCCATCATTGGCTGGTTTTGTGAATAATTATTTTGACCCTAAACCAGTTTTGTGTATGACAGGGGGGATATTTTTACTAGGTATACCGATGCTTTATGCACTTTTACCCAGTTATAAGGATGTTTTAAGCGCTACTTCCAAACAGAAAGAAAAAACGGGAGAAGGTAGTTACTTTGTGCATAACCTGGTTGTCTATACGCGCAATTTTTTGCAATTACCTAAAATGAATAAAATAATCTATCCACTTTTTGTAACTATATCTGCTACATCGACATGTAATGTAGCCCTACTTTATTTAGTGGTGAATATACTCCATAGAAGTAAGGCTTTTTATGGATCACTAGGAAGTTTAACCAGTTTAGGTTTAGTTATTGGCCCATTTTTATTTACTTCCTTATTCACAAAAAAAGGCGAACCCTTTGGGGTATGTATAGCAGCATCTGTAATGGGGATTTGTGTATTAGCAAATAGTATATTACATTCTACCTTTTGCTTGAGTGTAATTGCATTAATCTTTGGTATTGCAAATGGCTTGCAAAATACCTTAATGTGGACTTATTTGATGAAAGTAATGCCAGAAAATCAGAGAAATAAAATTATTCCAATCTATATATTCGTACTACAACTAGCTGTTGTTATTGGTTTGTTCGTTAGTGGATGGATACATGTTCAATACACACAAATATTTTTATTATTGAGCGGAACCATTTCAACGCTAGTTGGTGTGTATGGTGCTATTGTAAATTTTTCTTATTCAGGTTCTTTAACTATACATATTGATAAACAAATAAAAAATAGTAATTAA